A genome region from Sphingobacteriaceae bacterium GW460-11-11-14-LB5 includes the following:
- a CDS encoding hemolysin has product MKIITTSEFAKATKIDKLGVPGLAGLMMEIMKLNDINDVFAQNQHFKGLEFVDKILETIGVSIEFDDDDLNSIPKTGPFIAIANHPYGGVEGLALVKLLCTVRPDAKVMVNFILKKIPNLDEFFVAVNPFENVQHSSSISGLKTTFDLLRNGTPIGIFPAGEVSTFKLDAQQVTDRMWHPVVGKLIAKAKVPVVPIYFHGNNGVFFNILSFIHPTLRTAKLPSEFLNKHGRTIKVRIGKPIAVSEISHMNSSNKLMDFLRARTYALGVGLDTEKKLFNPLNLFKIKKKPVEVIEETSRELIKNEVVLLEDFKVWTEKNYEVYIVPTLKIPNILREIGRLREITFREVGEGTNKKIDLDNYDIYYNHLFIWDKDLENIVGAYRIGKGDEILESMGRRGFYLSELFKMKDQFYPMLRQGIELGRSWIRKEYQGKPLPLFLLWKGILKYLIDNPQYRYMFGPVSISNNFSKFSKALIVDYITKNHFDYEMAKYVKPRNKFKADLLPIATDTLVDSSESFKDLDSIIGDIENSHIKIPVLLRQYMNLNAKIISFNIDPKFSDCLDGFLVVDTHNIPPEMLEKLGKNL; this is encoded by the coding sequence ATGAAGATCATAACTACATCTGAGTTTGCGAAAGCAACAAAGATAGATAAGCTAGGTGTACCAGGTTTAGCAGGTTTGATGATGGAGATCATGAAACTGAACGATATCAACGACGTATTCGCTCAAAATCAACACTTTAAAGGCTTAGAATTTGTAGACAAGATATTAGAAACCATTGGCGTTTCGATAGAATTTGATGATGATGATTTAAACAGCATCCCGAAAACAGGACCTTTTATTGCTATTGCAAATCACCCTTATGGTGGTGTAGAAGGTTTGGCTTTAGTTAAACTATTGTGCACGGTTAGGCCGGATGCCAAGGTGATGGTAAATTTCATTTTGAAGAAAATACCAAACCTTGATGAATTTTTTGTTGCTGTAAATCCTTTCGAAAATGTGCAGCATTCTTCAAGTATCAGTGGCTTAAAAACTACTTTTGATTTACTTAGAAATGGAACACCAATTGGTATTTTCCCTGCAGGAGAAGTTTCTACCTTTAAATTAGATGCCCAGCAGGTAACCGACAGGATGTGGCATCCTGTTGTTGGAAAACTGATTGCCAAAGCAAAAGTACCTGTTGTACCTATTTATTTCCATGGCAATAATGGTGTTTTCTTTAACATTTTAAGCTTCATCCATCCTACGCTGCGTACAGCAAAGCTACCTTCGGAGTTTTTAAATAAACACGGGCGCACCATTAAGGTACGCATTGGTAAACCCATTGCCGTATCTGAAATTTCGCATATGAACAGTAGTAATAAACTGATGGACTTTTTAAGGGCCCGTACCTATGCGCTTGGTGTTGGATTAGATACAGAGAAAAAACTCTTTAATCCGTTAAACTTATTTAAGATTAAAAAGAAACCTGTTGAAGTAATTGAAGAAACTTCGAGGGAATTAATTAAAAATGAGGTTGTGCTTCTGGAAGATTTCAAGGTTTGGACAGAGAAAAACTACGAAGTATATATTGTGCCGACTTTAAAAATACCGAATATTTTAAGAGAGATTGGCCGTTTGCGCGAAATTACTTTCCGTGAAGTTGGTGAAGGCACGAACAAAAAAATCGATCTCGACAATTACGATATCTACTATAACCACTTATTTATTTGGGATAAGGATTTGGAAAATATTGTAGGTGCTTACCGGATTGGTAAAGGAGATGAAATTTTAGAAAGCATGGGCCGCCGTGGCTTCTACCTGTCTGAATTGTTCAAAATGAAAGATCAGTTTTACCCGATGTTGAGACAAGGGATAGAGCTGGGCAGATCGTGGATCAGAAAAGAATACCAGGGCAAACCTCTTCCATTATTTTTGCTTTGGAAAGGTATTTTAAAGTACCTGATCGATAATCCGCAGTATCGTTACATGTTTGGACCGGTGAGTATCAGCAACAACTTTTCTAAATTTAGCAAGGCCCTAATTGTAGATTATATTACCAAAAACCATTTCGATTATGAAATGGCCAAATATGTTAAACCCCGGAACAAATTTAAAGCCGACTTACTGCCTATCGCTACCGATACCCTGGTAGACAGTAGCGAATCGTTCAAAGATTTAGACAGCATCATCGGAGACATTGAAAACTCGCACATCAAAATTCCAGTATTATTGAGGCAGTACATGAACCTGAATGCAAAGATTATCTCATTCAATATCGACCCTAAATTTTCTGATTGCTTAGATGGCTTCTTAGTGGTTGATACACATAATATCCCACCAGAAATGCTCGAAAAACTCGGCAAGAATCTTTAA
- a CDS encoding acyl-CoA dehydrogenase, which yields MSVSFDFSETETQQSVKAMVRDFAEKNIRPHIMEWDEAQHFPVELFKQLGELGLMGVLVPEEYGGSGLGYQEYVDVIVEVARVCGSIGLSLAAHNSLCTGHILAFANPEQKQRWLPKLATAEWIGAWGLTEANTGSDALRMMTTAVEDGDDYIINGAKNWITHGKSGDIAVVMVRTGEQGSSKGISAIVVERGTPGFTAGKKENKLGMRASETTEMIFDNCRVPKANLLGNVGEGFKQAMKVLDGGRISIAALALGIAKGAFDAAVAYSKQRQQFGQPISSFQAISFKLADMATEIEAAELLIRQAADLKNRHLPMTKESAMAKYFASEVSVRVATDAVQIFGGYGYTKDFPVEKFYRDSKLCTIGEGTSEIQKIVIAREVLQG from the coding sequence ATGAGCGTAAGCTTCGATTTTTCAGAAACAGAAACTCAGCAAAGTGTAAAGGCCATGGTCCGCGATTTTGCAGAGAAAAACATTCGTCCACATATCATGGAATGGGATGAGGCACAGCATTTCCCCGTTGAATTGTTTAAACAGCTCGGAGAACTGGGCTTAATGGGCGTATTGGTTCCCGAAGAATATGGCGGCTCTGGATTGGGCTATCAGGAATATGTTGATGTAATTGTAGAAGTGGCCCGCGTTTGTGGCTCAATCGGTTTATCATTAGCTGCGCACAACTCCTTATGTACTGGTCATATTCTGGCCTTCGCCAATCCAGAACAGAAACAAAGGTGGCTGCCAAAGCTGGCAACAGCCGAATGGATTGGTGCCTGGGGATTAACCGAAGCCAATACAGGTTCGGATGCCTTAAGGATGATGACCACTGCTGTTGAAGATGGCGACGATTACATTATAAACGGTGCAAAAAACTGGATCACTCATGGCAAAAGCGGCGATATTGCGGTTGTTATGGTAAGAACCGGTGAGCAAGGAAGTTCGAAAGGGATTTCGGCTATTGTAGTAGAGCGCGGTACACCTGGTTTTACTGCAGGGAAAAAAGAAAATAAATTAGGAATGCGGGCATCAGAAACCACAGAAATGATTTTTGACAATTGCCGCGTACCTAAAGCCAATTTATTGGGCAATGTTGGCGAAGGTTTTAAACAGGCCATGAAAGTTTTAGATGGCGGCAGAATTTCTATTGCCGCCTTGGCCCTAGGCATTGCAAAAGGTGCTTTTGATGCTGCAGTTGCTTATTCGAAACAACGCCAGCAGTTTGGTCAGCCCATTTCGAGCTTTCAGGCCATTAGCTTTAAACTAGCTGATATGGCTACAGAGATTGAAGCTGCCGAACTATTAATCCGTCAGGCGGCAGATTTAAAGAACAGGCATTTGCCCATGACAAAAGAATCGGCTATGGCGAAATATTTTGCCTCAGAGGTTTCGGTAAGGGTAGCCACAGATGCCGTTCAGATATTTGGTGGTTATGGTTATACCAAAGACTTTCCAGTTGAGAAATTTTATCGTGATAGTAAATTATGTACAATAGGCGAGGGCACCTCAGAAATACAAAAGATTGTAATCGCCAGAGAAGTCTTGCAAGGGTAG
- a CDS encoding 30S ribosomal protein S21, with amino-acid sequence MIIINIKDGESLDKALKRFKKKFEKTGVLRELRSRQAYEKKSVARRTEIKHAVYIQNMNQDTTA; translated from the coding sequence ATGATCATTATCAACATTAAAGACGGCGAATCATTAGATAAAGCCCTTAAACGTTTCAAGAAAAAGTTTGAAAAAACTGGTGTATTGAGAGAACTACGTAGTCGCCAAGCATACGAGAAAAAATCCGTTGCTCGCCGTACTGAAATTAAACATGCTGTTTACATTCAGAATATGAATCAAGATACAACTGCATAG
- a CDS encoding integrase, whose amino-acid sequence MLLKSFITYLTHEKRYSQHTITSYQTDLDQFEEYINHTFSLNFLEVKHVHLRSYMVDLMENKISEHTINRKISTLRSFYKFLQRTGEIDQNPTVLIKAPKIPKRLPVFVDTQKMDHLLDSEHYFDESFPSVRDHLVIELLYGTGMRLTELLQLKDTDIDIYSGTIKVLGKRNKERIIPVNKQLINQVNTYIELKKLQNFNNNLLILIVTNTGAAAYPKLIYRIVTSYLNHVSTNEKKSPHVLRHSYATSLLNAGADLNAIKELLGHASLAATQVYTHNSIERLKTIYKQAHPKA is encoded by the coding sequence ATGTTGCTAAAAAGTTTTATAACCTATTTAACTCACGAGAAGCGCTATTCTCAGCACACCATTACCTCTTATCAAACCGATTTAGATCAGTTTGAAGAGTATATCAATCATACGTTCAGTCTGAATTTTTTAGAAGTAAAACATGTTCATCTGAGGAGTTATATGGTAGATCTGATGGAGAACAAAATATCCGAGCATACCATCAATAGAAAAATTTCGACCTTAAGGAGCTTTTATAAATTTTTACAGCGAACCGGAGAAATTGATCAAAACCCTACTGTTTTAATTAAGGCACCCAAAATACCCAAAAGGTTACCTGTATTTGTTGATACACAAAAAATGGATCATCTACTGGATTCTGAGCATTATTTTGACGAAAGTTTCCCATCGGTTCGCGATCACCTGGTCATCGAACTGCTTTATGGAACAGGCATGCGTTTAACAGAACTGCTTCAGTTAAAGGATACCGATATTGATATTTATTCGGGAACGATAAAGGTGTTGGGTAAAAGAAATAAAGAACGGATCATCCCCGTAAATAAACAGCTTATTAATCAGGTAAATACCTACATTGAGCTAAAAAAGTTGCAAAACTTTAATAACAATTTGCTTATCTTAATCGTTACCAATACAGGTGCAGCGGCATATCCAAAATTAATATACCGTATTGTGACCTCATACCTAAACCACGTATCAACCAATGAGAAGAAAAGTCCCCACGTGCTTCGGCACAGTTATGCAACAAGCCTGTTAAATGCAGGAGCAGATCTAAATGCAATTAAAGAACTTTTGGGTCATGCCAGTTTAGCGGCAACCCAGGTTTACACCCACAATTCAATCGAAAGATTAAAAACAATTTATAAACAAGCCCATCCAAAGGCATAA
- a CDS encoding ribosomal subunit interface protein — protein sequence MKIGVQSIHFSADSKLLDFIQKKANKLDQFFDQIISGEVYLKLENVEDEANKISEIKLIVPGGTLFAKEQCKSFEEATDLAIESLRKQITKHKDKTRAKLSEHKAILSESEAADY from the coding sequence ATGAAAATCGGAGTTCAATCAATCCACTTCAGTGCAGACAGTAAGTTGTTAGATTTTATACAAAAAAAAGCAAATAAGCTAGATCAGTTTTTTGACCAGATTATTAGCGGAGAAGTGTATTTAAAGTTAGAGAACGTAGAGGATGAGGCCAATAAAATTAGTGAGATAAAACTCATTGTGCCCGGAGGAACCCTCTTCGCTAAAGAACAATGTAAATCATTTGAAGAAGCCACCGATCTGGCTATTGAATCGTTAAGAAAGCAGATTACGAAACATAAAGATAAAACACGCGCAAAATTAAGCGAGCATAAAGCAATTTTAAGCGAAAGCGAAGCCGCTGATTACTAA
- a CDS encoding elongation factor Tu, translated as MAKEKFDRSKPHLNIGTIGHVDHGKTTLTAAITKVLADAGLTEARSFDSIDSAPEEKERGITINTAHVEYSTANRHYAHVDCPGHADYVKNMVTGAAQMDGAIIVVAATDGPMPQTREHILLARQVGVPSLVVFMNKVDMVDDPELLELVEMEVRELLSFYEFPGDDIPVIQGSALGGLNGDPKWVGKIMELMDAVDSYIPIPPRLTDLPFLMPVEDVFSITGRGTVATGRIERGVINSGDPVEILGMGAENLKSTVTGVEMFRKILDYGEAGDNVGLLLRGIEKTDIRRGMVICKPGSVTPHTDFKAEIYVLSKAEGGRHTPFFNKYRPQFYFRTTDVTGEISLAEGTEMVMPGDNVTITVKLINAIAMEKGLRFAIREGGRTVGAGQVTEILK; from the coding sequence ATGGCAAAAGAAAAATTTGACCGCAGTAAACCGCACTTAAACATCGGTACAATCGGTCACGTCGATCACGGTAAAACAACTTTAACAGCAGCTATTACAAAAGTTTTGGCTGATGCTGGTTTAACTGAGGCACGTTCATTCGATTCAATTGACTCTGCTCCAGAGGAAAAAGAAAGAGGTATTACAATCAATACAGCTCACGTTGAGTATTCAACAGCTAACCGTCACTATGCACACGTTGACTGTCCAGGTCACGCGGATTACGTGAAAAACATGGTTACTGGTGCTGCTCAGATGGACGGTGCAATTATCGTTGTTGCTGCTACTGATGGTCCAATGCCACAAACTCGCGAGCACATCTTATTAGCTCGTCAGGTTGGTGTACCTTCATTAGTTGTATTCATGAATAAAGTGGATATGGTTGATGATCCTGAATTATTAGAATTAGTAGAAATGGAAGTTCGTGAATTATTATCGTTCTACGAATTCCCAGGTGATGATATTCCTGTAATCCAAGGTTCTGCATTAGGTGGATTAAACGGCGATCCTAAATGGGTTGGAAAAATTATGGAATTAATGGATGCTGTTGATAGCTACATTCCAATTCCTCCACGTTTAACTGATCTTCCATTCTTAATGCCTGTTGAAGACGTATTCTCAATTACTGGTCGTGGTACTGTTGCTACTGGTCGTATTGAGCGTGGTGTAATCAACTCTGGAGATCCGGTTGAGATCTTAGGTATGGGTGCTGAGAACTTAAAATCTACAGTAACTGGTGTTGAGATGTTCCGTAAAATCTTAGATTACGGTGAAGCTGGTGATAACGTAGGTTTATTGTTACGTGGTATTGAGAAAACTGATATCCGTCGTGGTATGGTAATCTGTAAACCAGGTTCAGTAACGCCTCACACTGATTTCAAAGCTGAGATCTATGTATTATCAAAAGCAGAAGGTGGTCGTCACACACCATTCTTCAACAAATACCGTCCTCAATTCTATTTCCGTACTACAGACGTTACTGGTGAGATTTCACTAGCTGAAGGTACTGAAATGGTAATGCCAGGTGATAACGTTACCATCACTGTAAAGTTGATCAACGCTATCGCAATGGAAAAAGGTCTACGTTTCGCTATCCGTGAAGGTGGTAGAACAGTAGGTGCTGGTCAGGTAACTGAAATTTTAAAATAA